TGTCCACAGCAGCTGCATTTTCCCTGCAACAAATACATCACCTTCCATTAAGCACCAAGAACAGCAGTAACTAGTACCTCCTTGTttcttagtactccctccgtcccaaaatataaaatctggtaacatcaattttacatgattgatcattttttctattaatagtcaaaattaaaaatgtttgacttagcactattctaaaaattcttatattttgggacaaagggagaACAAATTTTTCGAAGCATCACCTCATTTTCCTCAATGTGAAGTGTTTCATGCACGCTTTGTGAACCCATGGTGGCGGTCTCCTGCTCTCCACCACCTGTGCTTATGATGCTAGAAATGCCTTCGGGAGGATGAACCTGCGGCTCGGCCACGCCATCGTTGGAGGTGGCTTCCAGGGCGGCACCGCCGATGgccggagaaggagaaggcgggccctgcggcggcgaggggcccGAGAAGAGCTCGAGCGGCGCGATCCTGTGcctggcggccgcggcgccccTCCTGATGTAATCGGGCGTGTCGTGCTGCATCCCGTCGCACGGGAGGATCCCCGACGAGGCGGAATTCTCCTCTGGTCGTCACCGCGCAGTCCAACGAGAAAAAAATTCAgacaaattcaaaaaaaatccaGCGCGATGTATCGAGAATTCGAGATCTAGAAatggcgcggcgcgcgcgcgaacctTCGCtgttgccgtcgtcgtcgtcgtcgacgtagGGGATGAAGTCGCAGGTCTCGGACATCTTCACCGTCTTCCTGACCGACGCCGACGACACCATCACCGGCGAGTCGCcgcctgcaagcaaatcgaatcGAGACCATGTcagaaaccaaaccaaacccaaCCCAAAACACACCCACAcccgcacgcacgcacgaaGCACCAAGCGAAGCCGTGTCACCTATCCGGCCATGAGCGGCGGggccatcccctcccctcccgctcccttcctcctccatctccatcaACCACCGCGCCCCGAAATGAAATCAAATCCACGCCCaatctcctccgccgcgccaaACCCCCACTTCGAATCCGAGCCGCGCCAAGCCCCAGAAGGCTATCGCCTATCGATCGATCCCGCGTCGAGAGGGATGGAGAGAtgcgtggaggcggcgaggatggcgaggaATCGGAGGAGGGCGATGGGGAAAATGGAGGGGGGAGCCGACCGTTGCAACTGCGGGgggattttatttttctcttttcgaATTCGAAATGCGTGCGTGCGTTTTgtgttgttgttgatgatgattaAATTAGGgttagattagtttttttttttgggggtggggggggggggttggatGGACGGTCCAGATGCGTCGCCCTGAGGATAATTAAAGAGGAAAATAAAGCGGAAATTTGTCTCCTATCGTTTAGTCTCGTCTCGTATCACTGTAGTAGGGGATGGATGTCATGATTTCATTGATCGCCAATGGTCTTTTCTGTTTGAAATCAAATCACTATGGCGGTTCCTTCGATCGTCTATGTAGAGCTAGGTTGGTATACTAGTCTTAGCTGAACCTTCTTAAAGATGGGTAGGGTAGGGCCAAGGGGCTTTGTAAACTGTACTACTCCCCTGACATCAAGGTTGCACTTGCAATATCTCAATGGTGGaaaaaaatggttttaaaaAAGGTTAACAATATCAATGTCTTACTTCCTTCGTCTCATTCTAGGACTGCAAAAATGGAGTATATTCATAGTTCTAGAAtattccctccgtactcgtaaaagaagtcgtttagaacaatGTTTAGGTCAaatcttgggaatataaattatgaataactctcaagttgttgagtttgaaaatgtaaaaattatataaatagatttgtcttgaaaaatactttcataaaaatatacatatatcatttttcaataaatatttttatagaaacaagaagtcaaagttgtataTTGGAGATCGTGTccctgtccaaaacgacttcctttacgagtacagagggagtatgtctaATCCCATCCTAAATTGCTACATACTGAGACAGCGGGAGTACATCATCTGCAACAAATCTTGTCAAAGCTATGTTCAATTGTTCATTACTCATTGATATGAGACTAAATATATTTCTAAAATCCTCGTAAAAGAGTATTTCTAAAGGGAAAAAAAGCCTTGCCAATAATTCTCACAAAGATATTTCACAAACTATACTCGTAAGACAAGTTATGGACTTAGGGCTTATTTGGTTCAATACACTATCAAAATGTTGGTAGCGTCAAAATCTAGATAATTTTTGATACCACGAAAAAGCTTTGAGTAATATCAAAAACCTTTGTTGTATCAAAGCTTTGAGTAATATCAATACAAAATATTTTAGTAGTATATGGTTTGAGTCCAATTTAGGGCTAAGCTTCGAATATAATATAGAAAGCATCAAATTGGACATTGGCAATGTTAATAATTTAGCTTTCAAACCACATACACTATTATTTAAACTACTAAATTATTGGTAAGGACATTTCGACACCAATCCAAAATGGTCCTTGTTGTTTCTCGTATACATTTATGTATATGGGATCATTTTGATTTGAAGGCAAATTATGCACTACCAAATTATTGACACTTCACAACaatacacatatatattgcCAAAGTCTGGAACTTAACTAATTTTGACATTACCTAGTATATTTTGGCATTATAGCAAACTAAACCAACTCATTTATCTCACCATCCTTATATTGAgatgtgcaaaaaaaaaaaatcattgcttACTTTACTACAAAAGTAGCAGCTTTACGTAGAGATTACAGAATTATAGATCAATAGCAAAATTACATCCATTGATCTTAATTACTTGCCAGCTTTCTCTAACAAAgaaaaaaaccccaaaaaaaTCAAGGTTTAGTAAATCGGTAATCAGCCTTTTTCTTGGaagaaatttaatatatataattttttgtgTCTGCCTCTCCTAATAATGTAGTGTAGTTACGTGCTATTCTGCTGCAGTAATAGTAGCAGCAAAAGACGAGATCACGAGAAGAATCCGTGGGCGCgcgcacggcgagcggcggcgcgccgcggtgCGCCGCGGCGAGGCTAGTCTAGGCCCAGATGccggcgaggaaggcggcgatgcgccgcgccgagcgcgcgAGGAACGAGGCGCAGAGCTCGGCGGGGTCGTCGACGCAGCCCTGCCACGAGCACGCCCGCAGGAgcacgcggccgcggccgcgcccccgcgctcccccgtcgccgccgccgccgccgccgccgcgggcggcgcgCAGCCGGACGACGTGGCGCCACAGGCGGGCGAGGCACCCCTGCTcccgcggcggcacgacgacggcggactGCAGGTACGCCGACGCGGCGTGCTTCAGCAGGTGGTTCCTGATCCCGATGTTGGACGCGTCGAACTCGTGGATATCGTGGCTCGAGTACTCGCgccagctccctcctcctccacctccacctccgccgcctccgcctccgcctcctccgccgccaccgccgccgccgccgccgccgctgccgctgccgccgccctccaccagCACGTCGCGGAGGCTGATGTACTCGGCGCTGGCGCTGCCGCTCCCGCTACCGCTCCAGCCGCCGATGCTGCTGCTCCGGCTCGCCGGCCTcgaccgccgccccgccgccgccaccgccccccgcagcggcggcgatgaGAACGGCGCGTATGGCTCCATCGTCGCCAAGATCCATGCAATGGCGACGCCTCACTTCTTGGCCTGCGATgctgcaacaacaacaagaacaagaacaagattGTCTCATACTCTCATGCAATGGCCATCTCCATGGACTGCAttgcttcttgttttttttttcttcttcttttttctggtCAGGATGCAGTTTGAGTCTGAGAGATGAGGAGAGAAACAAGGTGAGCATTAGTTACCAGTGTGCCTTGTTTATCTCCATAGGTTCAGCTTAATTATAGGAGAGGTAATGACTCTGACCATGACAAATTTGGCAACAACAAATTACAAACTCAACACATTCCTTCAAACTCTGCATGCTTCTTCCAAGTCCAAGATCAAGGACAAACAGATATCTGATCATCTGCAGTTGATGACTTGATGTACAGAGTAAAATACTCATATTTGATTGGGAGATTAAGGTGAAATCAGAAGCAAAGAGAAATATGTGGGTAGATGAAGCTTTATAACTTCTGCATGTCCCAGCAGGACAATGGTAGGAAACTAGGAATAGGATGGCATGATCACACAATGTAACACATGAACCGAAACACTTTGAGATCAGAAAGCACAAGAGTTCAGTTGCAGTTTCAGGTTTAACAAGAGAACATAAGCAATGTATGCGTTTCCATCTGAATGGAATGCAATACTACAGAGGTTAAATAGTAGTACAGAATCTGATTTGTCTAGGACTGACTGCAGGGCATCAGCTCATTTAATCTTTTGAGGGTACATTATTGCAAACAGAACTGATCAAAACAACGGTGGAATACTCTTGAGACAGCACCATGCTCATTTCATTCTGCAGAACTAACAGGTAGGTTGCCAGGTATGTAAGCATCTCAAACTATGTGTTCCGCTAACGCTAGGATCTTGAGATGCTTCTTTTTCCTGAGTTCGTGGGGAACAGGACCAAATACACGAGTGCCAATCAGCTCGCCTTTGTTGTTCACAAGGACAATCGCGTTGTCATCAAACTGGATCTCGCTGCCATCGTTGCGTCCTCGCTTCATAGCAGCACGGACAACCACTCCATAGACCACATCTCCTTTCTTCACCTTACCACGAGGCTGTGCTTCCTTGACAGATCCAATTATAGTGTCCCCGAGCCTCGCTCCTTTCTTCCCCCTCAAGGACTGGATGCACATAACGCGCTTGGCACCAGAGTTGTCTACCACCTTTAGGTTTGTTCTCATCTGGATGAATGTTCTGATTTGCTGAAACCAGAATGAGAACACGAGTTAAAGTTTTATTCCACATGGAAAACATCCATGATGAGATAACTAACTTCAAAGAACTACATATGCCGGCACCCAGCAACAATCCTATTATCGTCGCACGAATAGCAGGGcacataaaatttattttaaaataccaAGACATGGAGTCCCTGCTGTTTTGAGATAAGAACAATAAAAATTCCTCCTAAAGAATGGCTAAAAGAGTACGACAAAAAAGAAACGTATAAGATACTAAGATGGAGTCCAATCTGCCAAACAATCTAGTTTGACAACTGAGCAAATCCCTGATGTCGatcgtaaaaaaaataataaaaggtaTTCAATCATATCAACAAAACCACATCATAGTGGAATAAATATATGCTTGTCTACTGTGCCATGGGTTCTCTAGTGAAAAGAACAAGACGTTTGtccattaattaattttagaCTTTTCAAGTTGCTATAAGAAGTGATGTCAAGATGTTTCTGCTAGATAGAAGAAGTCATACCTGAAAGATAGGATCACAATGAGATGGTCTTGACACCGTTTCAACAGATGAGTTAACGGCTCCAAATAGATTGTTCCCAAGGCCTCCCATCAAGGTACGTCCAACTAAAAAGATGAAGAACAACCATGAGCAATATGCAAATTAGATCAGCATCATACCACAGCACCATAAGCTAAAAATATTAAGCCATCAGGCAGAGGCAAAAAAATCTAACTAGAGGTAAGAGCACTTGTAAGGTATAAGATACTGTTTTATTATGGTTAAAGGCCATCAGTCGCACAGAATCAACAATTTTAATTGTGCACGTGTTTGAATGCTATGAATTAATCATCATTTCGCACTAGATCAAATCCCAAAAGTAATCAACAATTGGTTAATTTAGGCTAAAAGCCAATCTAAACTGGTTTAGGTCCAACCAACAGCTATCGTTAGAAGCCATAACTTTGTCCATGGTTTGTTTATGGAGTAGAACATATATCCTAACTTTGCACAAGCCAAATGTGTCTAGTAGGCATTTGCAAACCTATCCGTACAATCATATAAACGTTGAGgcattctcaaatctcaataCCTGACGAACATTTTGACCTCAGGAATGCTGCCATTTCTTGTTGCCCTGCGCTTTACC
This genomic window from Oryza sativa Japonica Group chromosome 12, ASM3414082v1 contains:
- the LOC4352797 gene encoding large ribosomal subunit protein uL14mz; amino-acid sequence: MAAFLRSKCSSVGRTLMGGLGNNLFGAVNSSVETVSRPSHCDPIFQQIRTFIQMRTNLKVVDNSGAKRVMCIQSLRGKKGARLGDTIIGSVKEAQPRGKVKKGDVVYGVVVRAAMKRGRNDGSEIQFDDNAIVLVNNKGELIGTRVFGPVPHELRKKKHLKILALAEHIV
- the LOC107279701 gene encoding uncharacterized protein, whose translation is MEPYAPFSSPPLRGAVAAAGRRSRPASRSSSIGGWSGSGSGSASAEYISLRDVLVEGGGSGSGGGGGGGGGGGGGGGGGGGGGGGGGSWREYSSHDIHEFDASNIGIRNHLLKHAASAYLQSAVVVPPREQGCLARLWRHVVRLRAARGGGGGGGDGGARGRGRGRVLLRACSWQGCVDDPAELCASFLARSARRIAAFLAGIWA